The following proteins are encoded in a genomic region of [Eubacterium] hominis:
- the udk gene encoding uridine kinase, translating to MKKTMVIGIAGGSASGKTSISRQLKEIFEDSASVSIIRQDDYYKDQSDKTMEERIKTNYDHPFAFDNALLAQHIQALLHGEMIEKPTYDFVEHNRSALTETIYPCDVIVLEGLFILEDEALRELCDIKVFVDTDADVRLIRRLKRDVKKRGRTLDSVIEQYSTTVRVMHERFVEPSKRYADIIIPEGGHNLVAIDLLITKISSIIKKNMV from the coding sequence ATGAAAAAAACAATGGTGATTGGAATTGCAGGAGGCAGTGCCTCTGGGAAAACAAGCATTTCCAGGCAATTAAAAGAAATCTTTGAGGATAGTGCATCGGTATCCATTATTCGTCAGGATGATTACTATAAGGATCAAAGTGATAAAACGATGGAAGAACGAATAAAAACAAATTACGATCATCCTTTTGCTTTTGATAATGCCTTGCTGGCTCAACATATACAAGCGCTTTTACATGGAGAAATGATAGAAAAGCCAACATATGATTTTGTGGAGCATAATCGAAGTGCTCTTACAGAAACGATTTATCCATGTGATGTCATCGTTTTAGAAGGTCTGTTTATCTTAGAAGATGAAGCACTTCGTGAGTTGTGTGATATTAAAGTGTTTGTTGATACAGATGCGGATGTCCGTTTGATCAGGCGATTAAAACGTGATGTTAAAAAACGAGGAAGAACCCTTGATTCTGTGATAGAACAATACAGTACTACGGTTCGTGTGATGCATGAACGCTTTGTGGAACCAAGCAAACGCTATGCAGATATCATTATTCCCGAAGGCGGCCATAACTTGGTCGCAATCGATCTTCTGATCACAAAAATTAGTAGTATAATTAAGAAAAACATGGTATAA
- the greA gene encoding transcription elongation factor GreA: protein MAEEKFLVTQEGYDELVKEQDNLIHVVRDEVIRELQEARAQGDLSENADYDAARDHQARVEARIRELESMIAKAEIISEDKSSVANKTVTLGSTVTILDMDTNEEETYTIVGSIESDPLNGKLSNITPLASALMDNKAGDIVTIENVEEPYDVKIIALK, encoded by the coding sequence ATGGCTGAGGAAAAATTTTTAGTAACGCAAGAAGGTTATGATGAATTAGTCAAAGAACAGGATAATCTGATTCATGTTGTACGTGATGAAGTTATTCGTGAATTACAGGAAGCACGTGCACAGGGTGACTTGAGTGAAAATGCTGACTATGATGCAGCCCGTGATCACCAGGCTCGTGTAGAAGCAAGAATTCGTGAATTGGAATCTATGATTGCCAAAGCTGAAATCATCAGTGAAGACAAATCATCTGTCGCAAACAAAACCGTAACCTTAGGTTCTACTGTGACAATCCTTGATATGGATACAAATGAAGAGGAAACATATACCATTGTAGGTTCTATCGAATCAGATCCATTAAATGGAAAATTGAGTAATATCACACCACTTGCTTCTGCATTGATGGATAATAAAGCCGGTGACATCGTTACCATTGAAAACGTTGAAG